The sequence CTCACGACCTTCGATCCGCCGCCCGTGCAGCTCACGCTGGACGGTGAGGAGCAGCCGAAAGCGGCGTTCGCGCTGCTGGAAGTCATGAACACGAAGGCGACGGGACCGCGCCTGCGCCTGGCCACGAACGCCGACCCGGGCGATGGGCAGCTGGACGTGGTGCGGATTGACGCGGCGGGCCGTGAGGGGCTGCTGACGTACCTCGCGGCGCTCGCCCGGGACGAGTTCGAGGCGCTGAGCAGCGTCGAGAGTACCCGCGCGGGCCGCGTGGAGATACCGTACACCGGGCAGGCTTTTCACGTGGACGCTGAGGTGAGGCCGCCTGTGCAGGGCGTCACGGGCCGCGTGCTGATTGAGGCGTGGCCGGACGCGCTGCACGTCCTAGTGCCCCTGCCTGCCGCGCCCGCCGGGGAGGCCTGAGGTGCCGCCCGGTCCGCCCCTCCCCCCACCGAACCCGCAGGAGGGCCGCGAGGTGCCGCTGCGGCGCGCGTGGCCGGTCGCGCTCGTTCACGCCCTTCAGGACCGTGTGGGTGGCGCGCTGGGCTGGGCGCCCCGCCCGGCGGCGACCATGCAGAACAACATCGTCTGGCGGGGTGGGGTGCAGGTCATGCGGGTGGACCTGCACATGCACACCGAGGTCAGTCACGACTGCCGCACGCCCCTGCGGGACATTCCGGGGTGGATGCTCCGCACGAACACACGCGTGATTGCCGTGACGGATCACGACCAGCAGCGCGGCGGCCCGGAGTTGCAGGCCATCATTCGCGACCTGGGCCTGGATGACCGCCTCAGCGTCATTCCCGGCGAGGAAATCACGACCAGTGAGGGTGAACTGATCGGTCTGTTCCTCCAGGAGCGCATCCCGCCCAAACTCACGCCGGAGGAAACGGTGCGGCAGATTAGGGCGCAGGGTGGGCTGGTCCTGCTGCAACACGGTTTTGACCCGCTGAAACGGTACCGTCTACGTCCAGAGGCGACCGACCGGATCGCTGATCAGGTGGATATCGTCGAGACGTTCAACTCCCGATTGTCTCGCCACCACTGGAACCGGGTGGCGGAGAATTGGGCGCGCGAGCGGAACCTGCCCATGAGCGCGGGCAGTGATGCCCATACCCTGCGCGATATCGGCGAGGCGTGGGTGGAAACGCCCTTCCGGACGATCCACACGCCCGCGCAGCTGATCGAGGCTCTGCGTGAGGGCGCCGTGGCGGGCCGCTGGACGCACCCGGCGTACGCGTTCGGGCAGAAGCAGTGGCGCAACTTCAACAGCCAGTTCAGGCGGTAGGCGGTCGCGTCGGTACGCTCTTCAGCCTGTCTCAATCGTGCTTTTCCATCATGCGCCCGTCAGACGAAGGTGGTACCATACGTCTACCGATGCGAGTCGGTGAACACCCTGGGGGTGACCCGGTTTCGACAGGGGAACTGAAGGTGATGTTGCGTGTCGAGGTGCCGTTGGCCTCGTTAACAAACGGCAAAGCCATTAACTGGCAACCAGAAATACGCTCTCGCTGCTTAAGTGAGACAGTGACCGCGAAGCCCGGCCTTTGGCGCCGCGCGAACTGAACCAAAAGAAGGCTAGCCAACGCAAGGTTCCATAGCGGGACGCGAAACTAAGTGGAAATAAGGCAAAGGGGAGGCGCGCCCACCAGTCGCCCCCAGCCCGACAATCAAACTGTGGGATACACACGTAGACGCACGCTGAACGGACTCTTGGACGGCGGTTCGACTCCGCCCACCTCCACCACAGATCCCCGCCCACCCGGCGGGGATTTCTCCTATACTGGGCAGGCTTTCCCAAGCATGTGCCGGGATGGCGGAATGGTAGACGCATCCGACTTAAAATCGGCTGCCGCAAGGCGTGAGGGTTCAAGTCCCTTTCCCGGCACCAACGAAAACAGCCACCCGTGAATCTGGGTGGCTGTTTCGGTTTGACACTGCACCAGCCGACGC is a genomic window of Deinococcus radiotolerans containing:
- a CDS encoding PHP domain-containing protein, whose protein sequence is MQNNIVWRGGVQVMRVDLHMHTEVSHDCRTPLRDIPGWMLRTNTRVIAVTDHDQQRGGPELQAIIRDLGLDDRLSVIPGEEITTSEGELIGLFLQERIPPKLTPEETVRQIRAQGGLVLLQHGFDPLKRYRLRPEATDRIADQVDIVETFNSRLSRHHWNRVAENWARERNLPMSAGSDAHTLRDIGEAWVETPFRTIHTPAQLIEALREGAVAGRWTHPAYAFGQKQWRNFNSQFRR